In Arvicanthis niloticus isolate mArvNil1 chromosome 10, mArvNil1.pat.X, whole genome shotgun sequence, a single genomic region encodes these proteins:
- the Ptgs2 gene encoding prostaglandin G/H synthase 2, with the protein MLFRAVLICAALALSHAANPCCSNPCQNRGECISIGFDQYKCDCTRTGFYGENCTTPEFLTRIRLLLKPTPNTVHYILTHFKGVWNIVNNIPFLRSSIMRYVLTSRSHLIDSPPTYNVHYGYKSWEAFSNLSYYTRALPPVPDDCPTPIGVKGNKELPDSKQVLEKVLLRREFIPDPQGSNMMFAFFAQHFTHQFFKTDQKRGPGFTRGLGHGVDLNHIYGETLDRQHKLRLFKDGKLKYQVIGEEVYPPTVKDTQAEMIYPPHIPEHLQFAVGQEVFGLVPGLMMYATIWLREHNRVCDILKQEHPEWDDERLFQTSRLILIGETIKIVIEDYVQHLSGYHFKLKFDPELLFNQQFQYQNRIASEFNTLYHWHPLLPDTFNIEDQKYTFKQFLYNNSILLEHGLAQFVESFTRQIAGRVAGGRNVPVAVQAVAKASIDQSREMKYQSLNEYRKRFSLKPYTSFEELTGEKEMAAELKALYSDIDAMELYPALLVEKPRPDAIFGETMVELGAPFSLKGLMGNPICSPQYWKPSTFGGEVGFKIINTASIQSLICNNVKGCPFTSFNVQDPQPTKTATINASASHSRLDDINPTVLIKRRSTEL; encoded by the exons ATGCTCTTCCGAGCTGTGCTGATCTGCGCCGCCCTGGCGCTCAGCCACGCAG caaATCCTTGCTGTTCCAACCCGTGTCAAAACCGCGGTGAATGTATAAGCATTGGATTTGACCAGTATAAGTGTGACTGTACCCGGACTGGATTCTACGGTGAAAACTGTACTACAC CTGAGTTTCTGACAAGAATCAGATTACTGCTGAAGCCCACCCCAAACACAGTACACTACATCCTGACCCACTTCAAGGGAGTCTGGAACATTGTAAACAACATTCCCTTCCTGCGAAGTTCAATCATGAGATATGTGTTGACAT CCAGATCACATTTGATTGACAGTCCACCAACTTACAATGTCCACTATGGTTACAAAAGCTGGGAAGCCTTCTCCAACCTCTCCTACTACACCAGGGCTCTTCCTCCAGTACCTGATGACTGTCCAACTCCCATAGGTGTGAAAG GAAATAAGGAGCTCCCTGATTCAAAACAAGTGCTGGAAAAGGTTCTTCTAAGGAGAGAGTTCATCCCTGATCCCCAAGGCTCAAATATGATGTTTGCATTCTTTGCCCAGCACTTCACTCatcagtttttcaagacagatcAGAAGCGAGGACCTGGGTTCACCCGAGGACTGGGCCATGGA GTGGACTTAAATCACATTTACGGTGAGACTCTAGACAGACAACATAAACTGCGCCTTTTCAAGGATGGAAAATTGAAATATCAG GTCATCGGTGAAGAGGTGTATCCTCCCACAGTCAAAGACACTCAGGCAGAAATGATCTACCCTCCTCACATCCCTGAGCACCTGCAGTTTGCTGTGGGGCAGGAAGTCTTTGGTCTGGTGCCTGGTCTGATGATGTATGCTACAATCTGGCTCCGGGAGCACAACAGAGTGTGTGATATCCTCAAACAGGAGCACCCTGAGTGGGATGATGAGCGGCTGTTCCAAACCAGCAGACTCATACTCATAG GAGAGACTATCAAGATAGTGATCGAAGACTACGTGCAACACCTGAGCGGCTACCACTTCAAACTCAAGTTTGACCCAGAGCTCCTTTTTAACCAGCAGTTCCAGTATCAGAACCGCATTGCCTCTGAATTCAACACACTCTATCACTGGCACCCCCTGCTGCCCGACACCTTCAACATTGAGGACCAGAAGTATACCTTCAAACAGTTTCTCTACAACAACTCCATCCTCCTCGAACACGGACTCGCTCAGTTTGTTGAGTCATTCACCAGACAGATTGCTGGCCGG GTTGCTGGGGGTAGGAATGTTCCAGTTGCTGTACAAGCAGTGGCAAAGGCTTCCATTGACCAGAGCAGAGAGATGAAATACCAGTCTCTCAATGAGTACCGCAAACGCTTCTCCCTGAAGCCTTACACATCATTTGAAGAACTTACAG GAGAGAAGGAAATGGCTGCAGAATTGAAAGCCCTCTACAGTGACATAGATGCCATGGAACTGTATCCCGCCCTGCTGGTGGAAAAGCCTCGTCCAGATGCTATCTTTGGGGAGACCATGGTAGAACTTGGAGCACCATTCTCCTTGAAAGGACTTATGGGTAATCCCATCTGTTCTCCTCAATACTGGAAGCCGAGCACCTTCGGAGGAGAAGTGGGTTTTAAAATCATCAACACTGCCTCAATCCAGTCTCTCATCTGCAATAATGTGAAGGGGTGTCCCTTCACTTCATTCAATGTGCAAGATCCACAGCCTACCAAAACAGCCACCATCAATGCGAGTGCCTCCCACTCCAGACTAGATGACATTAACCCTACAGTACTAATCAAAAGGCGTTCCACTGAGCTGTAA